The genomic segment TCTTTAGGAAAAATCTTCTACAGTGGCTATGACATATTACAAAACATTATTCCTGATGAACTATTGAGATCTGAAGTGGGTATGATCTTTCAAAGGCCTACTCCTTTTCCACTTTCAATCTATGAAAATTTAGCTTTTCCACTACGATGTCACGGAGTTAAAGATGAAAAAGCTATTGAACAAATTGTTATTAGCAGTTTAAAAGAAGTTGGTCTTTACAATGAGGTTAAAAATAATTTGCAAACTAGTGCGCTTGAATTAAGCGGTGGGCAGCAGCAACGACTATGCATTGCTAGAGCAATTTGCATTCGCCCAAAGATTATTTTAATGGATGAGCCTACTAGCTCACTTGATCCCATTGCTACAGCAGTGATTGAAAATTTAATACTTAAGCTAAAAAAAGAATACACCATTATTTTGGTTTCACACTCAATGCACCAAACCCAACGAGTTAGTGATGATGTGGTAATGTTATATAAAGGCAAAATCATTGAAGTTAATAATGTTAAAGAATTTTTTACTAATCCTAAACATGAAGTTACTAAAAAATATTTAGAAGGGAGTTTATAAAAAAATGATTAATTATCTCAGTTTACAAACTAGTGAAAAAAACGCTTTTGATTTGCTTTTTGCTTATTTTGATCATATGCTTTTGATGCATAAAAATTTCTATTTATATTTAAAAATGCATCATGATCATGAAACTGACGAAACTAAAGAAAAACAATACAAAAAAATCAAAAGATTAGAAAAAAAATCAAATGCTACTTTTTCGCAACTTCTTGATGAATATACTTGAACTATTCAAAAGGAAAATCCGCTTTCTAAACACCTAAGAAGACTTATTTCCCTAATTAGCTCACTTTATGATTTAGAAAGAATGTGCGATTATATTGATCGCTTTAGCAAATTCATTAATAGTTATTTTTTGCAATTGGACACCGAACATTTTGCTTCATTTATGAAAGTAGAAAGTTTTATTGAAAAGATCCTGGCAGAAACAAAACAAGAACTTTTAAATAAAAATAGTACCTCTATTTATAAAAAGGTCAAAATAGCAATTAGAAATTGCAATGAACTGTGCCATATTGAACTTGAAATTTTTAGTAAACAAAAAACCAATTTTGAATTTGCTAGCATTTGAAAATGCTTTGATCGTACTCTTGATCATTTAGAAAATATCATTGAAAACTTCTTATTTATGAAAAACAAGAATTTCTGATTTGAAAAAGATGCGTTGCAAAATTAATAAACTAAGTTATTATTAGATAAGTTATGATCGGAAAATATATTTATATTAATTTAATTTTACTTGTAATTGGCTATTTAATTGGTTCAATCAATGTAGGCATTATTTACACAAAAAAGATTAATGATGACATTAGAAAAAAAGGTTCAGGAAACGCTGGAACAACAAACATTCTAAGAAATTTTGGTTTAAAAATGGCACTTGGAGTCTTTGTTTTTGATTCTTTTAAAAGTTTGCTACCAATCATGATCGTTTTCTTTGTTAAACAATTTAGCAATTTGTCTAATAAAGAGTTTATCTTGCCTCTATTTATTGGACTAGGCGCTTTTTTAGGACATATTTTTCCTATTTATTTTAAATTTAAAGGTGGAAAAGGTGTTGCTTGCTTTTTTGGCATTCTATTTGCTTTTCATATTTTAGCTTTTTCACTATTTCTAACAATTTATCTACTAATAGTGCTTATTTCACGTTATGTTTCATTAGCTTCGGCTTTAGCGACTTTTATAATTAGTCCAGTTTCGATGCTTTATGTACTCAATAGAGGCACTTATCTTTCGTATATGCAAGCTAATGTAATTTATCCGGCACACGCAATTGTGATAATCATTTGTGCCATTGTTATTATTCTTAAACACATTCCTAACTATATTAGACTTGTGAATAAAACCGAGAGTAAAATTAAGTTATAAAAATATGTGAGGCATTTGCATGAAAAATATCAATGATAAATTTACTTTTAAGTGTGGATTAACTATTAACAATCGCATGTTGCTTGCGCCAATGACTACTAAAATGTCATTTTTTGATGGTGTAGTTAGTAGCGACGAAATTGCTTATTATCGTTCTCGTGCTAGGGATATGGGCGCAATTATTACTGGGGCAGCTAATGTTAGCGAACTTGGTAAAGGCTGAGAAGGCGAACTCGGTGTTTCTAGTGACCTTCATTTAGAAGGACTAAGAAAACTTGCTAATGCAATTCATGATCAAGGTTCTAAAGCAATTTTGCAAATTTTTCACGCTGGGCGTATGACTTATTCATATATTCTAAGGGGAAAACAACCAGTTTCCGCTAGTGCCATTGCCGCTACTCGCAAGGACTCAGAACAACCAAGATCATTAGAAGAAAATGAAATTCACGACATTATTAGTGATTTTGCTAATGCTACTAAAAGAGCAATTGCCGCCGGTTTTGATGGAGTTGAATTGCACGGAGCTAACACATATTTATTGCAACAATTTTTCTCACCACATTCTAATCGAAGACTAGATAGTTGGGGTGGTGATCGTCAAAAACGTTTTAGTTTTATTAAAGCCGTTGTTGATGCGGTTATTAAGGTAGTTCAAGAAACTAAACCTAACAATTTTTTAGTTGGTTATCGTTTTTCACCAGAAGAAATTGAAAATCCGGGCATTAGTTTAGAAGATACTTTATTTTTAGTAAGACAACTCGCTAATGAAAAACTTGACTACTTGCACATTTCGCTAAGAAATTTTGAACAAAAATCAATTAATCTTGATTACCAAAACAAAACTATTTTGGCTTATATTTATGAAACAATTGCTAAAAAAATTCCATTAATTGGTGTAGGCAATATTTGAACAAATCAAGATATTAATAAAGCACTTGAAAATTGTGACTTAGTAGCGATTGGTAGAGCGACAATTATTAACCCTAACTACGCATCTTTGATTTTAGAAAATAAAAGTAACTCTTTAAAACATGAAGTTTCTAAACAAGAATGTGAAGCACTTAATATTTGTGGTGGCTTATGAGACTATGTTGTCTCACTAATGGGTGACAAAATTAAGTAAAATTTGCTCTTAAAAAGACAAAAAGCCCATTTTGGGCTATTTTTATTCTCATTAATTTTTCTATCAAAAGATAATAATTTATAATTAACCTAATAAAATCATCACTTAACTTTCAAGAGGATCATTATGACTAAAAAATCAAAAATAGTTTTGAGCATTTCACTTGGAGCAACACTTTGTGTAACAACTGCATCTACTGGTGTTTTAGTTTATGTAATAAAAAAACAACAAGCTAAAGAAAAAGCACTGCAAAATGCTAGAGCTAATTATCAAAATGTTTTAGGCATGTTGAATAATAAAAAAGCAGAATTAAGCAAACAAAATGATGACAATAAATTTAATGCTATTATTGCCCAACTTGATAGTCAAAAAACAAAATTTGACAAGCTATTTGAGGAAAGTAAAAATAGCATTGAAAAACTTGATAAACTATGCAAAGATATCAAAGAATATTTAGATTCCACCATTATTCCTTGAGAAAAAACCGCTAAAGATCTTCAAAGTCTTATTGAGCAAATTACTAAAAAGATTGCTAGTTTATCAGATGCCAAATTAGATAATATTAAAGCTTTTGCTAATGGCCAACTTGCTAATGCTAAAAAAGTTGTTGGCGTAGCTGAACGTCAAGAGTTAGGGGATAATATCGGGATTTTAAATGAAGTTCTAAAATACTTAACAATTTATGACAAAAAAACTGAGTCTAAGGAAGTCTTAAGTAATATGGTAACAAGGGCGACAACGCTAAAAGAGGAAATTGACAAAGAAGATGACTATGCGTCGCTCCGTTCTGCTCTTGAAAGTGCTTTTAAAGCTGCCAAAACCATTTTAGAAGATGACAATAAAACTGGTATTGAATATCTTGATGCTGCTATTAAACTTCGTGAAACCATTTTAGTAACTGAAGCTAGTCAATTAAGTGCAATTAAAAATGAAAGAAGAAAATTAAACACATTAATTAGTGAAATCAAGCACTACCTATCTATGGGAATAAAAGACTCACTAAAATCTGAAGTTGCTAAGCTTAATTCACAAATTGCCGATGCTGTTCAAAAAGAAGCAAGTCTAAAAATAGGCGAAATCAAAAAGGCCTACCAAAGCTTAAACTCCGCTTTTGAAAAATTCAAAGCTTTAAATGAAAAATAGCAATTAGCTAATCAAAAAACGCTCCTAAGGGCGTTTATTTTTATATTCTTAAATTATTATTTTAAATTATCTTCAATTCATTGCTTAATGTGGCGATTGGTAAAGCCATATCCAAAACGCATGGCACTAATCCAATTTGCTTGTGGGTATTTTTCATTCAAATCAGCAACTGCCGACAGTGCATTTGAAGAACCGGAAGTGCAAAAGACCATGAATTTCTTATTTGCTAAATTAAACATTTCTAAGAAACTAAACACGACAGCTGGTGCAATTCCTCATCAAATTGGAAATCCTAAATAAATTATTTCGTAATCATCTAAGTTCACTAGTGGTAGTTGAATCTTAGGACGCATTTGTGGATTTTTGTGTTCTATTGAAGCTCTACTATTTGGATTGGTTCAGGTTAGATCATCATCTGAATATTTTTCCAGGGGTACAATTTCTTCTAACTGCGCTCCTGTAGTTTTAACAATTTCTTCAGCAACTTTTCTAGTTAGTCCAGTGGCTGAAAAATATACAACTAACGCCTTGTTCATCATTAAATTCATTTATTCCTTTTTTATTTTTATTTTACCACGCTTACAATGCCCTAATTTTAATTTTTATCTTATAGATAAGGATATTTTAACTAATAGACTATTAAATTACCTTAGAGATGTTAATTGATAGCACAATGTATTATCTTTTTAGTAGTAAACGCAAAACTTTTAGTTTCTTTATTTATTATTCGTTAAATTAAGATTTTCCTTAAAAGATAAAATAAAAAACCTACCTTAATTGGTAGATTTGTTCGAAGAGTTATAGAGCGGTCCGCGCTGCTTAAATAAAAAACAGGAATAAAAAAATGGCGGGCAAGAGAAGATTCGAACTTCCGCGGGTGCTTTAACACCCCTACAGTCTTAGCAGGACCGCCTCTTCGACCACTTGAGTACTTGCCCAGTAAATAAGGCATAGTTATTATATAGGAAAAACCTAAAATTAGAAATTTTTATTTTTTAACGTGGATAAATTTTAGTAATTTGATCCCCAACAACCCCGTTTTCATCACTAGGTTTTCAGATCCCTAACCCTTCTTTTTTAGCAAGCTCTTCACTCTCTTGAAGTAAGTTAAAGTATTCAACATTCTTGGTGTAGTAAATACTACTTTTGCTTAATGAAATGTATTGTTTTCTAACTAACCCATATCTAACCATTTGCGCATTAAAATTATAGTATTCGTTTGATGGGGTTTTATAGTAGACAATAGCAACTATACGCCCAAATTTATCACTAATATTAGAAGTACCTTTTTTAGTTTTCTGAGGCACGACAAAAATTTCTTTGATATTTTGATCTTCTATTAATTTAGCAGCGTATTTCTTTGCTAGATTACCGTATAATGCTTGCTTTCCTGCGGTGGGACGTTTGTTTTGATTGTCTCAAGTTTCTGGAGCGTTAATTCCTGCAAGACGATATTTGTTATTATCTGAATCTACGATTGTATCGCCATCAATAATTTGATTAATGTTGATTTTTGTAGCCTTATTGGCCTCAAGCTCTTTAGAAAACGGATATTTCTTCGTAAATTCCGCTTCCTTACCATACTCATGGGTTAAATTTTTCTCTTGTTTGGGATTAATACAACTCGTTAGAGCAATAGGCGCAGCCAAAATAGTTGCTATGGCAAACGGGCTTAGTTTCAAAATTTTGTTTATTTTCATTATGTCTCCTAAATTAATATTAGCATTTTGCTAGCAATACTTGAAAAGTTGCAACTAAAGCCACTAGCTTAGATATGTTATCTAATTGTTAATTTTGGCCTTAAATTAAAAACCAAGGCAGCTGTCCTCGGTTTTGTTATTAATTTTGTTGTCTATCATCAATTATGACATCAGGACGTTTGGTGGTTCAAGTGCCGTTTTCATTTCTAAAGAAATGTCCATCAACAGTGAAAAGTTTATAAAGCTCACCACGTTTAACTTCTAGTAGTTTTTCGTCGGTCATTTTTTCTGGTGCTTCTTTACGTCAATTATCAAAAAGCACTTGCTTGGTAAGTTCGAAAATTTCTTCAAATTCCATGCTATCTTCTTGATCAAAAACCTTTTTGGCAACATCTACCATTGTTAGAAATTCCATGTTTTACCCTTTTTTACCTTATGTGAATGCATATAAAATATAATGATAATGATAAATTAAAAATTTATAATTTTTCTTTTTTTGTCACAAAATGACATTTTTATGTACTAGGATAATGTGAATTTAGGCCCTAAAGGGGCCTTTTATTTTTAAAGGTGTTAAAATTAAAAATGTATAAGTAACACCGGACTTTAACAAAATCTTAAAATGTTTTATATATAAAAAAAAAAAAAAAGTTAACTAGTGCCGCTTCGTGATATTTTATACACCCAATTGACATCATAACTTATGAAAGGAAACATAAATGTCAGTATTTGATAGCAAATTTAAGGGAATTCATGTTTATTCAGAAATTGGTGAACTAGAAACCGTTTTAGTTCACGAACCTGGTAAAGAAATTGATTACATTACCCCAGCTCGTTTGGATGAATTATTATTCTCAGCTATTCTAGAAAGCCACGATGCAAGAAAAGAACACAAAGAATTCGTAGCAGAACTTAAAAAGCGTGGAATTAATGTTGTTGAATTAGTAGATCTAATCGTAGAAACCTATGATTTAGCATCAAAAGAAGCTAAAGAAAAACTTTTAGAAGAATTCCTAGATGATTCAGCACCAGTTCTATCAGACGAACACCGTGCTGCTGTTAAGAAATTCTTACAAAGTCAAAAATCAACAAGATCATTAGTTGAATACATGATCGCAGGGATCACTAAACACGATTTAAAAATCGAATCAGATTTAGAATTAATCGTTGACCCAATGCCTAACTTGTACTTCACTCGTGACCCATTTGCATCAGTAGGTAATGGAGTTACCATCCACTACATGCGTTACAAAGTAAGACAACGTGAAACATTATTTAGCCGATTTGTATTTTCAAATCACCCTAAACTAGTTAATACCCCATGATACTACGACCCTGCTGAAGGATTATCAATCGAAGGTGGAGACGTATTTATCTACAATAACGATACTTTAGTAGTTGGTGTTTCAGAAAGAACTGACTTACAAACTATTACTTTATTAGCTAAAAACATTAAAGCAAATAAAGAATGTGAATTCAAACGTATTGTAGCAATTAATGTTCCTAAATGAACAAACCTAATGCACTTAGACACATGATTAACAATGCTAGACAAAGATAAATTCTTATACTCACCTATTGCAAATGATGTGTTTAAATTCTGAGACTACGATTTAGTTAATGGCGGAGACGCTCCTCAACCAGTTGACAATGGATTACCTCTAGAAGACTTATTGAAATCAATCATTGGTAAGAAACCTACTCTAATTCCTATTGCTGGTGCTGGTGCTTCACAAATCGATATTGAACGTGAAACCCACTTTGACGGAACAAACTACCTAGCTGTAGCTCC from the Metamycoplasma arthritidis genome contains:
- a CDS encoding phosphate ABC transporter ATP-binding protein, giving the protein MQNNSLSKIRHIIFSKNDAKTKKQSLIEFSKNTKDMDKLSLQVTKKIIKKLDKNSTTPFVCNDFNFENVYEIQNYFYKYSKKANFSLEDICLTIKANKITTFIGPSGSGKSTLLRSLNKISFEGTKAASLGKIFYSGYDILQNIIPDELLRSEVGMIFQRPTPFPLSIYENLAFPLRCHGVKDEKAIEQIVISSLKEVGLYNEVKNNLQTSALELSGGQQQRLCIARAICIRPKIILMDEPTSSLDPIATAVIENLILKLKKEYTIILVSHSMHQTQRVSDDVVMLYKGKIIEVNNVKEFFTNPKHEVTKKYLEGSL
- a CDS encoding thermonuclease family protein translates to MKINKILKLSPFAIATILAAPIALTSCINPKQEKNLTHEYGKEAEFTKKYPFSKELEANKATKININQIIDGDTIVDSDNNKYRLAGINAPETWDNQNKRPTAGKQALYGNLAKKYAAKLIEDQNIKEIFVVPQKTKKGTSNISDKFGRIVAIVYYKTPSNEYYNFNAQMVRYGLVRKQYISLSKSSIYYTKNVEYFNLLQESEELAKKEGLGIWKPSDENGVVGDQITKIYPR
- the rpoE gene encoding DNA-directed RNA polymerase subunit delta codes for the protein MEFLTMVDVAKKVFDQEDSMEFEEIFELTKQVLFDNWRKEAPEKMTDEKLLEVKRGELYKLFTVDGHFFRNENGTWTTKRPDVIIDDRQQN
- the plsY gene encoding glycerol-3-phosphate 1-O-acyltransferase PlsY, giving the protein MIGKYIYINLILLVIGYLIGSINVGIIYTKKINDDIRKKGSGNAGTTNILRNFGLKMALGVFVFDSFKSLLPIMIVFFVKQFSNLSNKEFILPLFIGLGAFLGHIFPIYFKFKGGKGVACFFGILFAFHILAFSLFLTIYLLIVLISRYVSLASALATFIISPVSMLYVLNRGTYLSYMQANVIYPAHAIVIIICAIVIILKHIPNYIRLVNKTESKIKL
- a CDS encoding flavodoxin, which codes for MMNKALVVYFSATGLTRKVAEEIVKTTGAQLEEIVPLEKYSDDDLTWTNPNSRASIEHKNPQMRPKIQLPLVNLDDYEIIYLGFPIWWGIAPAVVFSFLEMFNLANKKFMVFCTSGSSNALSAVADLNEKYPQANWISAMRFGYGFTNRHIKQWIEDNLK
- the arcA gene encoding arginine deiminase; protein product: MSVFDSKFKGIHVYSEIGELETVLVHEPGKEIDYITPARLDELLFSAILESHDARKEHKEFVAELKKRGINVVELVDLIVETYDLASKEAKEKLLEEFLDDSAPVLSDEHRAAVKKFLQSQKSTRSLVEYMIAGITKHDLKIESDLELIVDPMPNLYFTRDPFASVGNGVTIHYMRYKVRQRETLFSRFVFSNHPKLVNTPWYYDPAEGLSIEGGDVFIYNNDTLVVGVSERTDLQTITLLAKNIKANKECEFKRIVAINVPKWTNLMHLDTWLTMLDKDKFLYSPIANDVFKFWDYDLVNGGDAPQPVDNGLPLEDLLKSIIGKKPTLIPIAGAGASQIDIERETHFDGTNYLAVAPGIVIGYARNEKTNAALEAAGITVLPFRGNQLSLGMGNARCMSMPLSRKDVK
- the phoU gene encoding phosphate signaling complex protein PhoU, with amino-acid sequence MINYLSLQTSEKNAFDLLFAYFDHMLLMHKNFYLYLKMHHDHETDETKEKQYKKIKRLEKKSNATFSQLLDEYTWTIQKENPLSKHLRRLISLISSLYDLERMCDYIDRFSKFINSYFLQLDTEHFASFMKVESFIEKILAETKQELLNKNSTSIYKKVKIAIRNCNELCHIELEIFSKQKTNFEFASIWKCFDRTLDHLENIIENFLFMKNKNFWFEKDALQN
- a CDS encoding NADH-dependent flavin oxidoreductase, which codes for MKNINDKFTFKCGLTINNRMLLAPMTTKMSFFDGVVSSDEIAYYRSRARDMGAIITGAANVSELGKGWEGELGVSSDLHLEGLRKLANAIHDQGSKAILQIFHAGRMTYSYILRGKQPVSASAIAATRKDSEQPRSLEENEIHDIISDFANATKRAIAAGFDGVELHGANTYLLQQFFSPHSNRRLDSWGGDRQKRFSFIKAVVDAVIKVVQETKPNNFLVGYRFSPEEIENPGISLEDTLFLVRQLANEKLDYLHISLRNFEQKSINLDYQNKTILAYIYETIAKKIPLIGVGNIWTNQDINKALENCDLVAIGRATIINPNYASLILENKSNSLKHEVSKQECEALNICGGLWDYVVSLMGDKIK